In a single window of the Acidobacteriota bacterium genome:
- a CDS encoding serine hydrolase codes for MFRLVSRIPFLLIVVSSLCLCVSAVNVLAQGLPVAKPAAVGMDAGRLDRIEALVLADIAVKKLPGVVVLVGRKGKIVYRKAFGNRSLVPTFEPMTVDTIFDVASLTKPVATATSIMILIEQGKLQLNDTVGKFIPDLEDDQLKSVTIKQLLTHTSGLKPSFDLSEKWTGRDGMLAALKKEKLRNPPGTKFVYSDIGFMTLGEIVERVSGVSLDGFAAVSLFGRLNSVDSTYRRREGFRLSSPMLDPSEVIKAYELTRYAPTETVKGQRSYSGSNFSLEESVGNEMLRGDVHDPTAFRMGGVAGHAGLFSTADDLARYCQMILNGGVLSEPPAVAGGLTRNSKRPISVRQPPATAGGSDGRRILSAQTVAMMTRPYVVSETGATRGLGWDMNTTFSRNRGELFPLGSFGHTGFTGTSIWIDPTSETFVVFLSNRVHPDGKGDVGDLRAKVSTVVASAITDIPLEKWREAEARYYAAVNAQLAAFPKTPPPK; via the coding sequence ATGTTCCGCTTAGTTTCAAGAATTCCGTTTCTCTTGATCGTCGTTTCTTCTCTGTGTCTCTGCGTCTCTGCGGTGAATGTCCTTGCTCAGGGGCTACCCGTGGCAAAGCCTGCCGCGGTCGGCATGGATGCCGGCAGACTCGACCGAATCGAAGCTCTTGTACTCGCGGACATTGCTGTGAAGAAACTGCCCGGTGTGGTCGTTCTGGTCGGCAGAAAAGGCAAGATCGTTTATCGCAAGGCGTTCGGCAATCGCTCGCTCGTGCCGACCTTTGAGCCAATGACGGTCGATACGATATTCGACGTTGCAAGCCTGACAAAGCCCGTCGCGACAGCCACTTCGATCATGATCCTGATCGAACAGGGGAAACTGCAGTTGAATGACACCGTCGGCAAGTTCATTCCCGACCTCGAGGACGATCAGTTAAAAAGCGTAACGATAAAGCAGCTTCTCACACATACATCGGGGTTGAAGCCAAGTTTTGACCTCAGCGAAAAATGGACCGGCCGCGACGGCATGCTCGCCGCACTTAAGAAGGAAAAGCTCCGAAATCCGCCCGGTACAAAGTTCGTCTATTCGGATATCGGGTTTATGACGCTCGGCGAGATCGTGGAAAGGGTTTCAGGGGTTTCTTTGGATGGGTTTGCCGCTGTCAGTCTTTTCGGACGCCTCAATTCTGTTGATTCGACGTATAGACGGCGCGAGGGCTTTAGGCTTAGCTCGCCAATGCTCGATCCGAGTGAGGTCATAAAGGCATACGAATTAACAAGATATGCCCCGACCGAAACGGTGAAAGGTCAAAGGAGCTATTCGGGAAGCAACTTCTCTTTAGAAGAATCTGTTGGGAACGAAATGCTTCGCGGCGATGTTCACGACCCGACCGCATTTCGCATGGGCGGTGTTGCAGGCCACGCGGGGCTTTTTTCGACGGCAGACGATCTGGCTCGTTATTGTCAGATGATATTGAACGGCGGCGTCTTGTCAGAACCACCTGCGGTAGCGGGTGGTTTGACGCGAAACTCAAAGAGGCCGATATCTGTTCGTCAACCACCCGCTACCGCAGGTGGTTCTGACGGGCGTCGTATTCTTTCCGCACAGACCGTCGCGATGATGACAAGGCCTTACGTCGTTTCCGAAACAGGTGCGACCCGCGGGCTCGGTTGGGACATGAATACCACCTTCTCACGCAATCGCGGTGAGCTTTTCCCGCTGGGTTCTTTCGGGCACACGGGTTTTACAGGCACTTCAATATGGATCGATCCGACGTCGGAAACCTTTGTCGTTTTCCTTTCCAACCGCGTTCACCCCGACGGTAAGGGTGATGTCGGCGACCTGCGTGCGAAGGTCTCCACCGTCGTCGCGTCCGCAATAACAGACATTCCGCTCGAAAAATGGCGCGAAGCCGAGGCTCGGTATTACGCAGCCGTCAACGCCCAACTCGCGGCATTCCCAAAGACGCCGCCGCCGAAATAA
- a CDS encoding response regulator — MDKVLIIDDDEELCELVSEYLGVEGFEIDSVNDGAAGLERALSGDYDMAILDVMLPKMNGFDVLRNLREQSKLPVIMLTARGDDMERIVGLEIGADDYLPKPFNPRELAARLRAVLRRTTVTENGDAASEKLDVDGIELSPASRTAILNGEELNLTSVEFELLHELLKEAGKVVRKETLSENVLERKLSPYDRSLDMHISNLRKKLGNREDDSERIKTIRSVGYIYTVV; from the coding sequence ATGGATAAGGTCCTTATCATCGACGACGACGAGGAACTCTGCGAACTTGTCTCGGAGTATCTGGGAGTCGAAGGGTTCGAGATCGATTCTGTCAATGACGGAGCGGCGGGTCTCGAACGCGCGCTGTCTGGCGATTATGACATGGCGATACTCGACGTGATGCTGCCGAAAATGAACGGCTTTGACGTTCTTCGCAATCTCCGCGAGCAGTCCAAGCTGCCGGTGATCATGCTGACGGCCCGCGGCGATGATATGGAACGCATCGTCGGCCTCGAGATCGGGGCAGACGATTATCTGCCGAAACCTTTTAATCCGCGAGAGCTTGCGGCTCGTCTGCGTGCAGTGCTGCGTCGGACAACAGTTACTGAGAATGGCGATGCGGCAAGCGAGAAATTGGACGTTGACGGCATCGAGCTTTCGCCCGCGTCGCGGACGGCGATCCTGAACGGCGAGGAACTTAATCTTACATCGGTCGAATTCGAGCTGCTGCACGAATTGCTCAAAGAGGCCGGTAAGGTCGTCCGTAAGGAAACTCTGAGCGAGAACGTGCTGGAGCGGAAACTGTCGCCGTATGACCGCAGCTTGGATATGCATATCAGCAATCTCCGTAAAAAGCTCGGCAACCGCGAAGACGACAGCGAACGAATTAAGACTATCCGTTCGGTCGGTTATATTTACACCGTAGTATGA